GTAAAGtctttttctctgatgaatcccctttccgattttttggaacatctggaaaacagcttgtttggagaagacaaggtaagtgataccaccagtcttgtctcatgccaactgtaaagtatcctgcaaccattcatgtgtggggttgcttctcagccaagggaatcggctctctcacagtcttgcctaaaaacacatccatgaatatagaatggtaccagaatgtcctccaacagCCACTTCTCCTaaacgtccaagagcagtttggtgatcaacaatggcttttccagcatgatggtgcaccttgccataaagaaaaggtgataactaaatggctcagggaacaaaacagagattttgggtccatcgCCTGGAAACtctccagatcttaatcccattgagaacttgtggtcaatcatcaagagacggtggacaaacaaaaaccaacaaattgtgacaacatGCAagaattgattgtgcaagaatggacggctatcagtcaggatttagtgcagaagttgattgagagctgccagggagaactgcagaggtcctgaagaagaagggtcaacactgcaaatattgacttgctgcattaactcattctaactgtcaataaaagcttttgttactcataatatgattgcacttgtatttctgtatgtgataaaaacatctgacaaacacataaaaaccagagggcaacagatcatgtgaaaatataatatttgtgtcattctaaaAACTTTTTGTTTGATTTATAgtatggttaaagggaacctgtcaccactattttcacaaatacaggtagtggcaggttcctatagagctctagtaactgacacgctgcttgtagctaaaagtagttcccctcagatccccataaaatcagagttataatattgcctggtatctatgcagctttggagcgagtccacagggcgtggcctaatgtcatgtgaccagggtgacatcaaaggtctttgagctacttaatatgaaaactataccccatgtacatatctgaccacataaaaccatcacagcagcctccatggacttctactcctctccatgcaggctgctgtgatttcatgtggtaaaatatgctgtgatttcatgacatatatgcttagtgtacagttcctaatgcaacaaaagctataggacctgtgatgaagtccccctggtcacatgacattatagcagcatacagagataggatggggaggagctcagcctgaggaggccaggCCCACCTGGacacgctgtagccatgcttagttaccagataaaactataaagttgaatatatggggatcTCAGAATatatggggaatatttttttagctacaagcagggtgtcaaatagttactagagctctataggaacctatcactacctgtatttgtgaaaatagtggtgacgggttccctttaactccccCACTGTGCCCTACCTGGTGTCACATGAGTATATGACTAGGTGGGAATCTTGGCTCGGTAAGCAATTTTCGATGGAACAATGGGCAGATTATTTGGGCTAGGGCAAAGAAGGCCTCTGTTAACATGAATATTCCGTAACAGAGCTGGCAGCTCTTTGATACATATATTCTGGAGCTGGCCATACAGAATTACTGGGATTCCGGTAGGAAACTTCTCGGGATTACGATACTCAACTTACTACCTAGGAATGAACAAGGTTCAGGTCCCATGCTGCTCCTTCATGTTCTCACCACAACCAACTGTCTAATCTTCCTATTCTGGAACAAACCTGTTCCACCCGCACCTATGGATCTGTATGTACGCATCAAGGATACAAGGTCAATGGAGCACTTAACTGCTcaaatgaataataaaatgaaCAAATTTGATGCTGTTTGGTCTTCTCGGGATCTTTACTATACAGCACACAGGCTTTAATTGTAGTGTCCACTAATTTTTTACCTTTCCTCCACTTCGTACTAAATGAGAGACAGGATTTTCTGTTCTGTGTTTCATATGTTATTTCTGTACTTTATCTCGGTTGACTGGTTTTGATGTAACCAACTTGGATGCACTGACATAGGCCTCCTTTTTGCATGTGCCTGGGCTGATGTatatgtgaaataaaaaaaaaataaaaaaaatattttggatgCCTGCCATCAGGGGGTTAGAGGGCGTGTGTTTTCACTGGGGGAGGGTAGTTTGTGTGTTGTCTGTAAGGAAAGGGGCAATTGGATGTCAGTGGGGAAGGTAATTAGAATTTTGTCACTAAAGGGGgagcttgtgtgttgtcagtgggagCTTTTTTTAAGCTCTAAACATGTTTCCACAGACAAAGAAATGGCTATATACCATCACTGAAAAGGATGTGACCAATATGAGAACATGAAGGTATAGCATGTTGCAAAGGTCCTTATGAAGTATAGGAAATGGTCACTTCTATGTGAGTGAGCTATACACTATTCCCTATAGTTTAGGCTGTGCCATTTTTGGGCCGGTAACTTGGAGTTATGCTTTAATGATGCCCTCCGGTTCATTCCATTATCAACTTTGTTTTgaaagaaaaagacaaaaaactTAACCAAAATTGTATTTAATTACACAAACTAAGAACAGATTTTACATTCAACCATTCACCTCAAAAAATGCTAGTCACAAACTAAAAACACGTTTTAATACAAATTATTTACAAAGGTatacaaatatatgtataaaacaaCAGTATTAGAAAATACCCATTGCTTCACATGTACGTTTGTGCGTTCTGACCTGACCAAGAAGCACATTATTGATCCATAAATATTATGGGCTAGGTTGGTAGAGTAACCCTCTACCACCTATTTAGCCACCATACTAGATGTTCATGCAGTGTGTTACTTGCACTTAATTGTGTTTAACACAAAAATATATTACTATTTGAGTTCTTCCGGTGGATTGCCTAAAGGTGCAGTCTGTGAAGGTAGTGTATTAAGTTAATAGCTTCATTTTATAATTAAGCAATTTGAATATATAGGAAAACTAATTTAACTCAGAAATAGTAACTTCACAAGAAACTGATCCATCATGAACACTTGATAGCTGCAAGTATAACAATCCATTGAAATGTTGTAAAATGTTTAGTGCTCCAAATTATAAGGCTTTCCAGTTAATGGTTTTTTTACCCAGGTTTTCCAAATAGGAGTTTGTCTTGGAGAAATGACGGCAGCCAAAAAATCCTCTATGTACCGAGAGCGGAGAAGGATGAACTGTCTGCAGTACAAGATGACGTTTCTAGAAGAGGAAAATGGATAACTTACTTTATGTGATTCAACTAGGAATAACAATCTCAGAAATTCCATATCCAGTGAGAAACCAGGAGATATTATTCTGATACAAAACCATTTGTTGTTAAAACTAGCCACACTAAGgatactttttaaatattttgaatcagtttttgtaagccaaaaccaggagggGGCGCAAAACAAGATGATTCAGGGTACAACAGAAGAGACACGGAGCTTTCCATTATACATTTTCTCTTTATAGGTTTATCCTTTGGTTTTGGCTTCatacactgatgcaaaatactgactgCGTGAAAGTGGCATCAATGCATCATATATAACATCTAACATTAGTTCAAttataaaaaaagaagaagaaaaaaaaaaatttgtgaggTCTTTTTTTGACCAAAAACTTACTCTGTCTATACTGATGCCCTTCTTCTGAGCATAGGCACCCCAGAGCATAAAAACCAAGCCATCCAGGTTCTTGTTTAGCCACGTCACTACAGAGTCTGTAAACTGTTCCCAGCCTCTGTCCTTGTGGGAATTTGCATTGTGTGCACGAACTGTTAAAACAGCATTTAAGAGGAGAACACCTAAGGAAAAAGAagtttttatataaattatttttacccaactgtttaaaagacatctaccaccaggatcaaggcctgtaaaccaagctcacttCTATACTGGTTTATgcatcctctggcaggatctgctcttcttttagctttttatgccctagtttttacaaaaatggctttttaaaattatgtaaatgagcctggtcGTAGAGCACTGAGCCCcttgggttcatttgcatatttttaaagcttttcttcttaaaaatcagggaagaagaagaagagcttAAACAGACCTGCTACCAGGCAGGGAAAAAAAAGTCAGCAATGCTAAAGTCTACAGCAGCTCAATGACACACAACCCAACCAAGAGGCAATCAAATTAATTTGATTAATAACCTATGGAAGCACCAGTAACCTGCACCGTAGATGCACAATCACAGTACAGCACAATATGTTCCCCCAGAATACACATACCACAGCAATAAAAAGcatcccagaaaccaaatactgcattcagagaagAAAATAGGGGTGACCTATGGCTCTTCTGCTCCCTACAACACACACAGCagtttcttctctcctccatgtgctgctcaGCTCTGTGGACataagagcagtacagtacagctaacAAGTACTTACGACTCCATGGTCCCCTCCTGCTCAAGCATACACAAAGTCAGGACACGGGGGGGAGTGGCAGCAGAGGACCCAGGAGCGGCGAGGACTTCTCATGTGCACTCACCGTTACCCAATCTCCTGCATCGGTTATGAaagtgctcattggactctgTCAGTAGGGTGCAAGCCACAATTTGAGGTTTGACAGGCTGCATGTGAACCATTGGATGCAGGATGTGTACCTCGGGTGAGGCTTTTAGTTTAGAGTAAGAACAGACTGCAAAGAAATTCCTACACTCATGATAAAACTGCCAGAGTGACCAGGAAACCAGGGCTGTGGAACATGAGAACATTTTGCTGGAGCTAGGGAAATTGAGGTGGTAGTTAGGCTTACAGAATCCACAGCTGTGCTTTATAGTCATACATTTCAAGGTCATGCCTGCTGGAGCATCAGTATTCTTTTAAGGCTTTAAAGCACCAAGTAACACCACAACTTTACACAATGGTTCACAAGCTTTTGCAGAAAAAGTAGACACAACCTACCGTATCCTGCTGCACAGAGAATGTTAGGTTGGAATTCTCTCAAATTACAAAGTATGAAACAGGAGAGCTACAAAACACAGTGCCCTACACAACACCGTTTACTTGGAGACTTATTTGGAGTATTATTTATATACCACACCAGCTTTAATACATTAGCTGACTAAAATATTGCATGGCCTTCTGCCAAATATGAACTTTAAtgatacattaaaataaattcaTATGACAATACATACATGTGCACTGGAGCATTACCTTGTTTAGCCCACCCTGTTAGATCTCCATGTCCTGGGTGGACAAAGCCCTCAATATCGGTCTGAAGCTCCTTGTACATATTTTCCAAGCTGAAAAAATAGTGAACAGAATTTCATTGGTAAGTATCATACTTGTATGTATGAATGAAGATCTTCAGGTTACAAATGTATTAATAACTTTGTAGAACTGGCCACTCACAGGTATTTAATCATATAGTGGATCTTTTTAAAGTAACACCATTACCAGATTCTGCTACATTAACTCCTTGCCGTGAAGAACGTTTTCCATTATACATTTGTTTGCCACTCCCCACTTCACAAATTcatgaattttatttttccagCGTACAGAGCTGCGTGAGTGCTTATTTTCTGTACTTAATAGTGGTCATActttatgccatgtactggaaaaagATTCAGAACGCGcagaaaaattaacaaaaaaaacgtaatgacatctactttattcttggaTGTGCACCCAGACATTCTGATACCTTAAGAGTGCTGCTACTATATCTTTGAGAGATGgagatatatatttaattttttttaaaccttttgtacagtgttttttttttaattcttggtGACACCCTATTGATAACACTCTTTGATACTTTGGTGAACTGACCTGCTAAAGATATCACTTTTTcagggacaagctgacatttCTGCCATTCGTGGGACTGCAAgaccttttgaccactttttattaaaatttatatgTGTTGtgaaaaagtggcgatttggaCACCATTTTCCGTTGTGGAGTTCACAGCCGATAATAACCATTTTAATACAGAATGCCTTTGATTTTTGTAAACTATATTTCTAGACCCCCTATAGTACTTAAACCCCAAGGGACacgatcacttatacaatatactataatactaccgttTAGGCTCCTTTTCAGATCTTGCCATGACAGGCATGGGACTTTTGCTGAGGGTCCGCGCTGTCATAGCAACTGGTAGATGTCCCCATATGGCATCATAGGGGGCACCTACcagatccaagatggcagctCCCATGCAACACCGCCATTTATGTGCTGCCATTGTGTTTGATGGTGTGATCTAAGGAGTTAATATTAATGCCAGAAGTGATTGCAGCTATCAGCGGTGGTAGTTAGCTGCATAATGTGTATGGTGCGGGGGTCAGCTGGTGAACCTGCTTCATACAACCCTGGCAAGTAACATACAGATATGTCACATGtcgttaaaggacatcaaccaccaggatgaaggattgtaaaccaagtacactaacATCTGTTTTTCTTTAAGctccctatgcccttgtttttttttttaaaatcttaaaaaatgatgcaaatgagccagaggggctcaagGATTCATTAACATCTAAGAAGCTAGGAACCCCCCAGGCTCATTTAAACAATATTGTAAgactttctttttgtaaaaaccaggatatAACAAGctaaataagagcagatactttcCATAGCAAGTCTTTTCTATAAACCTCACtgtttattaatttaaaaaaaatctcctgcaaAATCCTTTAAAATGAGCAGAGCAGAGTCCTATTGCCGAGTAGAAGGAATCTAGTGGCTGCAGGGCAAGCGACATTTTTGATATCCATAATTTCAGTTCTAAAAGTAGCTATAACCAGGTGTCATATTAATGATGCAAGTCATCTTTCAGATCTCATCAGgccagttaaagacatagttggaaatgcaagctccAAATAAAGATCCAATTCACACCCATGTCTTTAAAAGCATAATGTGACAGCTCCCCCGTTGAGGTGCATGTAAAAACTTCTAGATATATGTGATGTAAAGGACTCCAAATTATATGAAACAGGAGTGTGAAATGGCCTTAAATTTAGTATGCAAGATGTCTTGTTACCTGGGTGGAGGTGGTACAGGTTTTTGAACACTAAAACACAGCCCATGAGCTTGGTTGGGGCCATGGTATGGATCCTGTCCCAAAATTACAACTTtgacctaaaagaaaaaaaaaaaaaaaaagaaaaaagaaaatgaaagcaTTTGCAAGCTTTGCATTTGCAAAATCTGAAATATCTCGCATTATTACAGTTTATGAATACTAGGTTGAAAGGGGGTTGGAAAAGCCAACACCATAACCAGAATAATCTTACAAATGAATTATCAGTACTACAAATTCATGAATAGAGCAGCATGGTATATGCTTGGGATATCTATAGCGAGTCGAGGAGGGGCGTGGCCTGCCCGGGCTGAATCCAACGGCTCCTCCTCATGCAACAGTAATGCCATGTGGCCAGAGTGACATCTCAAAGGATAATAACCATGCAGACAAAATAACTTCTTATTCTTTAGAGaaataaatgcaataaaataCAATCTTTACGTTTCTTTTATTTTCCATATCCGTATTCCGTGAATAGTATTTTTTATAACAGCAGTCCACTATTCTTTAAGAGTCATACCTTCTGAAGGAAAATgcttttaaactgcttttcaatgGGTAAAATAACTTCTTTAAACTTCCCTTTCGTGATATATCAGAGTCCTCCTATGTATTGGGTATTGCAGCTCGTAGTGGATAGCGGGCAGAGACGTTACACCAGACAACAAAGTCTATAGTGCGAGCTGTATCAGGTGGCGTTTCAGACTGAGGAAGTCAAAAGATATAGCTTACGACTCTTGGTCTTGTATGGTGTAACGTCTCCACCCGCTTTACCAAATACATAGGAAGACAGTGATATGGAAAGGGGAAAGAAGATATTTACCTATCCCAACAGTTTAAAATCATTTTCCTCCAGAAGGTATGACTTCTCTGGAGGAAAATGCTATTATGAAAAATACCATTTACGGAATATGAAATATGAATATGGAACATTGATAAAGTAAAGAtaacattttattgcattttttcactaaaaaacaagaaaaagtaATTTTGTCTGCATGGTCATTATCCTTTGAGTTTGTTGATGAATATGGAATAGGAGATTCGAAATCCATGCGTTCTTAATATTAATATAATGCCACATATACCCAAGATTTGTGATTTGATTGAGGCcaccctccatggacttctactcctctccatgcaggctgctgtgatttcctgtgatcagatatatgcgtGGTGTGCACTTTGCtactgttaggaggctaaaggatgatgtcactctggcaacatgacattactgctgcaagCTGAGAAAGCATGCGGAGGAGCTGCTGAATTCAGCCCACCTGAACTCacagatatccctggataccagataaaattataaaaactatTATATGGGGAACTGaggaaaactatttttagctaaaagaagggtgttcgttaatagggctctatgggaacctgccactagctgtacttGTTAAAAATGTAGCTAGACCTGGCGATGAGGGAGGGAGGAGGTGGGAGCCTACCTAAACTCTTATGCTATATGCCTTACTGTCACTTCCCTCTCTGTGACCattgtagtattcaaccagaaagGTCCATTTTGGTGCTGGTAGATTCCTATTAAATTGCATTTTAATCTGAATATGAACTCACATGTTAAAGTGTTAAAGCTTGTTCAGATCTCAATTATTTAATCAGTTTTGTTAGCTAAAACTAGGTGTGGAGACTACACAGAGATAAAATATAACACAATGATTTGCATCTGTTCTGTGTAATCGTCCTCTCCCGGgactattaggctacattcacacgaacgtatggaggacgtatatacggccggcgtatatacggccgatatacgtcccccatacacttctatgggcgcacggcaccctacgggagcggtacggtgccgcacacgtgcggcaccgtaccgttccgtacccgggaaaaagataggacctgtcctatcttttcccgtaatacggggccgtgcgtaatgtatcgctatggagaggggcggaggtgagctgcgctcacctcctcctcctctccccgtacactgccgttgcccgctacggtacggtacgggcgggcaacggcagtgtgaatgtagccttaaccaACACAAAAAACAAATTGTCATTCATTTGCACAGAACTAGATTTATTGGTTGcagttaggccgcggtcacacgtgttatgacggacgcctagcgcacagggggaggtcctcggcctgaacgcacatgcgtttccagggaaatgcatgcgacTGTTAAGcctatcgcatgcgtttctctggaaacgcatgtgcgttcgggccgaggacctccccctgtgcgctagcgtcgcgttatgaacggacgtctagtggtacgtgtgaccacggccttaaaCAAACCACCCCAATAGATTTTACAACTTTAGCTTTATGGTACCACTGCCAGGAATGGGCTCTATTCTTACATTTTCTTTGCAAATATCTAATAGAAGATAAAAAACTAAAATCAATACAGGACTTCTTTTACCCAAGCATACTGACAAATACACTAAcatctgtattttataattgatttATAACTTACATCTCTTATGTCACACATCTGAGTCCAGGTAAACACCTGATGTGGAGGAGGGTACACTGTGTATCGCTTGCGTTCTTCAGTAATGAAAGTAGAtagcttaaagaaaaaaaaaagtcaagaaaagcttagcaaaaaaatctaaatatttcaACTATAGCAATAGTGGACTTTTATCCTCTAACgtcctttttttttaaccccaaaaagattagaacattttttttttaaagttacttAAAAGTAACAGCTATATTCATTTGGTGACTCCATAATCATACTAACCGAAAggtagagaggaaaaaaaaaaaaaagaaaaagggatgTATCATTTGGACTGCAAAGTAAAAGACATGATTTTTATTTGGAATTGGGTGGGTGGTAGAGGGTTTTATTGATACGCAGTAtaaaatgtttaaagggaacctgtctgcagAAACCGACCTTGTAAACCACTACaagtatgtcatcaagcagctgaacaccttctacatCAGAGGTGGGCAACCTAAGGTACGGGTGCTGAGACCGCACGGATAGCAATATCGAGGGGTCT
The DNA window shown above is from Engystomops pustulosus chromosome 1, aEngPut4.maternal, whole genome shotgun sequence and carries:
- the UNG gene encoding uracil-DNA glycosylase, producing the protein MIGQKTINSFFTAVPKKRSSTEAFIEAEVTPVKRPKQPEEDEQAQKVPSPPLSPEQLDRIQRNKAAALQKLAARHVPEGFGESWKQELLAEFTKPYFMRLSTFITEERKRYTVYPPPHQVFTWTQMCDIRDVKVVILGQDPYHGPNQAHGLCFSVQKPVPPPPSLENMYKELQTDIEGFVHPGHGDLTGWAKQGVLLLNAVLTVRAHNANSHKDRGWEQFTDSVVTWLNKNLDGLVFMLWGAYAQKKGISIDRKRHLVLQTVHPSPLSVHRGFFGCRHFSKTNSYLENLGKKTINWKAL